The Diaphorobacter ruginosibacter genome contains a region encoding:
- a CDS encoding amino acid ABC transporter ATP-binding protein, with amino-acid sequence MIEMKNVSKWYGSFQVLTDCSTNIQKGEVVVVCGPSGSGKSTLIKTINALEPFQKGEIFVDGVAVHDPKTNLPKLRSRVGMVFQHFELFPHLSVTENLTIAQMKVLGRGADEAKQRGLKMLDRVGLMAHKDKFPGQLSGGQQQRVAIARALSMDPIVMLFDEPTSALDPEMVGEVLDVMIGLANEGMTMMCVTHEMGFARKVSSRVIFMDVGGKILEDCSRDEFFGNPDARQPRTKEFLNKILQH; translated from the coding sequence ATGATTGAAATGAAGAACGTTTCCAAGTGGTACGGCAGCTTCCAGGTGCTGACCGACTGCTCCACCAACATCCAGAAGGGTGAAGTGGTGGTGGTGTGCGGGCCGTCCGGCTCGGGCAAGTCCACACTCATCAAGACCATCAACGCGCTGGAGCCGTTCCAGAAGGGCGAGATCTTCGTCGATGGCGTGGCCGTTCACGATCCCAAGACCAACCTGCCCAAGCTGCGCAGCCGCGTGGGCATGGTGTTCCAGCACTTCGAGCTGTTCCCGCACCTCTCGGTGACAGAGAACCTCACCATCGCCCAGATGAAGGTGCTCGGCCGCGGCGCGGATGAAGCCAAGCAGCGCGGCCTGAAGATGCTGGACCGCGTGGGCCTGATGGCGCACAAGGACAAGTTCCCGGGCCAACTCTCGGGCGGCCAGCAGCAGCGCGTGGCGATCGCCCGTGCGCTGTCGATGGATCCGATCGTGATGCTGTTCGACGAACCCACCTCCGCGCTCGATCCCGAAATGGTCGGCGAAGTGCTAGACGTGATGATCGGCCTGGCCAATGAAGGCATGACCATGATGTGCGTGACGCACGAAATGGGATTCGCCCGCAAGGTCTCGAGCCGCGTGATCTTCATGGACGTGGGCGGCAAGATCCTGGAAGACTGCTCGCGCGACGAGTTCTTCGGGAACCCGGATGCACGTCAGCCACGCACGAAGGAATTCCTCAACAAGATCCTTCAGCACTAA
- a CDS encoding EamA family transporter, which translates to MNFLLSTVTVLCVVGISLGQMLFKKAATAIPAAATWQNWVLNPWLIVALALYGITTLVWIWVLRHAPLHLAYPFMGLAFLIVPGLGWLFLGEPIQLPTVIGGALILAGIAVAAQAA; encoded by the coding sequence ATGAATTTTCTGCTCTCCACCGTTACCGTCCTATGTGTCGTCGGTATTTCGCTCGGGCAAATGCTGTTCAAAAAAGCGGCAACCGCCATCCCGGCCGCGGCAACGTGGCAGAACTGGGTACTCAACCCCTGGCTCATCGTAGCGCTGGCGCTTTATGGCATTACCACCCTCGTTTGGATCTGGGTGTTGCGCCATGCCCCCCTGCATCTGGCGTATCCATTCATGGGACTGGCGTTTCTCATCGTGCCCGGACTTGGCTGGTTGTTTCTGGGCGAACCCATTCAACTGCCCACCGTAATCGGTGGCGCGCTCATTCTGGCCGGTATTGCCGTTGCCGCCCAGGCGGCGTGA
- a CDS encoding transporter substrate-binding domain-containing protein, translating to MKKHLMVAAISVLAAGTAFAQANDTLAKIKSSGAVTFGVRESSGLGYTLGNGKYVGFHTEMGENILHDVQKQLGLAKMEIKYQPVTSQNRIPLVQNGTVDIECGSTTNNLARQKDAAFAYTTYVEEVRIAVKANSGITGIKDLNGKTLVTTTGTTSVQTLRKNKRADGLTFKEVMGKDHADSFLMLETGRADAFIMDGSILAANISKSKAPSEYKIVGEVLSVEPIACMLRKDDPAFKKAVDDSIARQIKDGTLAKLYDKWFMQPIPPNNVKIGLPLSAATKAAWDAPNDKPMEEYKIAD from the coding sequence ATGAAGAAGCATTTGATGGTCGCCGCCATCTCGGTACTGGCTGCAGGCACGGCATTCGCCCAGGCCAATGACACACTGGCAAAGATCAAGTCTTCGGGCGCCGTGACGTTCGGCGTGCGCGAATCCTCCGGCCTGGGCTATACGCTGGGCAACGGCAAGTACGTGGGCTTCCACACCGAGATGGGCGAGAACATCCTGCACGACGTCCAGAAACAGCTGGGCCTAGCCAAGATGGAAATCAAGTACCAGCCGGTGACATCGCAGAACCGTATTCCGCTGGTGCAGAACGGCACCGTGGACATCGAGTGCGGCTCCACCACCAACAACCTGGCTCGCCAGAAGGATGCCGCGTTCGCCTACACGACCTACGTGGAGGAAGTGCGCATTGCGGTGAAGGCCAATTCCGGCATCACCGGCATCAAGGACCTGAACGGCAAGACCCTGGTGACCACCACCGGCACCACCTCCGTGCAGACCCTGCGCAAGAACAAGCGCGCCGACGGCCTGACCTTCAAGGAAGTCATGGGCAAGGACCACGCCGACTCGTTCCTGATGCTGGAGACCGGCCGTGCCGACGCCTTCATCATGGACGGCTCGATCCTGGCCGCCAACATCTCCAAGTCCAAGGCTCCCAGCGAGTACAAGATCGTCGGCGAAGTGCTGTCGGTGGAACCCATCGCCTGCATGCTGCGCAAGGACGACCCTGCTTTCAAGAAGGCCGTGGATGACTCCATCGCCCGCCAGATCAAGGACGGCACCCTGGCCAAGCTGTACGACAAGTGGTTCATGCAGCCGATTCCTCCGAACAACGTGAAGATCGGCCTGCCGCTGTCGGCCGCCACCAAGGCTGCGTGGGACGCTCCGAACGACAAGCCCATGGAAGAGTACAAGATCGCCGACTGA
- a CDS encoding acyltransferase family protein codes for MTGNKGPFKTNNFDFIRIVAASMVLISHHFALTAQQEPSFFGIFSLGGLAVAIFFVISGYLVMTSWKRDPNLLRFALRRFLRIWPALICVVVFTAYVLGPIVTELPVKEYLRHGATSDYLRTLYMQIYYVLPGVFEHNPYARGVNGSLWTIPYEVRCYIVLGIAGIIGLLKYRSIFLATVAIYLIWFLSKSNADLTQVTNYGRELSAYFLIGAALAVLEPYWSRAPHYWALTLATIFVVLWSIGWRHTALLTALPFLIVYTGTRSTAYVRQAGRFGDPSFGIYLYAFPVQQTVILYTFSQAGFWGTLFLSAITTIALAFLSWNFVEKQALKYKPNPNKASILTRAKSYFMRSPSH; via the coding sequence ATGACGGGAAACAAGGGCCCCTTCAAAACGAATAACTTTGATTTCATCCGAATCGTGGCTGCGTCCATGGTTCTTATAAGTCACCATTTCGCACTAACTGCACAACAGGAACCATCGTTTTTCGGGATCTTTAGTTTGGGAGGGCTGGCGGTCGCCATTTTCTTTGTCATCAGCGGTTACCTGGTGATGACAAGTTGGAAAAGAGATCCCAATCTGTTACGTTTTGCGTTGCGCAGATTTCTGCGCATCTGGCCCGCACTGATATGCGTGGTGGTTTTCACCGCATATGTCCTCGGGCCCATCGTGACCGAGCTGCCCGTCAAGGAATACCTGCGACATGGAGCAACGTCGGACTATCTGCGAACCCTGTACATGCAGATCTACTACGTTTTGCCAGGAGTTTTTGAGCACAACCCCTATGCCCGAGGCGTCAACGGATCGCTCTGGACCATTCCCTACGAGGTTCGTTGCTACATCGTGTTAGGAATTGCAGGGATTATTGGGCTATTGAAGTATCGGTCCATCTTCTTGGCAACTGTCGCCATCTATTTGATTTGGTTTCTCTCGAAAAGCAATGCGGATTTGACTCAAGTAACCAACTACGGTCGCGAATTAAGCGCCTACTTTCTCATTGGTGCCGCATTAGCAGTTTTAGAACCTTATTGGTCGCGCGCCCCCCATTACTGGGCATTGACTCTGGCCACTATTTTTGTAGTCTTGTGGTCGATTGGCTGGCGGCATACAGCATTGCTAACCGCCTTGCCTTTTCTGATTGTCTATACAGGAACTCGCTCAACCGCCTATGTTCGCCAAGCCGGGCGATTTGGAGATCCCTCGTTTGGAATTTACTTGTATGCATTTCCCGTTCAGCAAACAGTTATTCTCTACACATTTTCACAAGCCGGTTTCTGGGGTACACTTTTTTTATCGGCGATAACTACAATTGCACTGGCTTTTCTTAGCTGGAATTTCGTTGAAAAGCAAGCTTTAAAATACAAACCCAACCCCAACAAAGCATCTATTTTGACGAGGGCTAAAAGCTATTTCATGCGCTCACCAAGCCATTGA
- a CDS encoding glycosyltransferase family 2 protein, with amino-acid sequence MKIAVAIPCYKVTQHVMGVISAIGPDVEAIYAVDDACPQQSGKFIEEHNTDPRVRVLYHPENRGVGGAIVTAYKAAIGDGMDIVVKIDGDGQMNPALLPQFVRPLLRHQADYTKGNRFFRPESVQGMPPMRLFGNAVLSFLTKLSCGYWTSMDPTNGYTAVRTNVLQELPLDKLERRYFFETDMLFRLNTVRAVVKDVPMDSVYGDEESNLKIGKILPEFLRKHFSRLGRRYVYNYLVRDFNVGTVYSLVGGLLVLGGGLFGLGHWITGNLHNQTASSGTVMLAALPIIIGIQCLIAFMHYDVSNVPTEPLSTTLDDLQMPQGTRVL; translated from the coding sequence ATGAAGATCGCTGTTGCCATTCCCTGCTACAAAGTCACGCAGCATGTGATGGGTGTCATCTCAGCCATCGGGCCTGACGTGGAGGCCATCTATGCCGTGGACGATGCCTGCCCTCAGCAAAGCGGTAAGTTCATCGAGGAGCACAACACCGACCCACGCGTGCGGGTGCTCTACCACCCCGAAAACCGTGGTGTCGGGGGTGCCATCGTCACCGCCTACAAGGCAGCCATCGGCGATGGCATGGACATCGTCGTGAAGATCGATGGCGACGGCCAGATGAATCCCGCACTGCTGCCCCAGTTCGTGCGACCGCTGCTGCGCCATCAAGCCGACTACACCAAGGGCAACCGCTTCTTCCGTCCGGAATCCGTTCAGGGCATGCCGCCCATGCGGCTGTTCGGCAACGCGGTGCTGTCTTTTCTCACCAAGCTGAGCTGCGGCTACTGGACCAGCATGGATCCCACCAACGGCTATACCGCCGTGCGAACCAATGTGCTGCAAGAGTTGCCGCTCGACAAGCTGGAGCGCCGCTACTTCTTTGAAACCGACATGCTGTTTCGCCTGAACACGGTGCGTGCGGTGGTCAAGGATGTACCGATGGATTCCGTTTACGGCGACGAGGAGTCGAACCTCAAGATCGGAAAGATCCTTCCCGAATTCCTGCGCAAGCACTTCTCGCGCCTGGGACGCCGCTATGTCTACAACTACCTGGTGCGCGACTTCAATGTGGGCACTGTCTACAGTCTCGTGGGCGGGCTGCTGGTGCTGGGCGGCGGGCTGTTCGGGTTGGGGCACTGGATCACCGGAAACCTGCACAATCAAACCGCATCGAGCGGCACCGTCATGCTTGCGGCTTTGCCCATCATCATCGGTATCCAATGTCTGATTGCGTTCATGCACTATGACGTAAGCAATGTGCCTACCGAACCGCTGAGCACCACACTCGACGACCTGCAGATGCCGCAAGGCACTCGCGTACTCTGA
- a CDS encoding amino acid ABC transporter substrate-binding protein yields MRNILWRASACLGLIVTAAAAHADGVLDRVAKGAPLVIAHREASIPFSYVHQGKPIGYALDLCLRIAEQVRRQAGVKDMPVQFVQVTPANRVDVVKTGKADLECGSTTNNAARRQDVDFTVAHFITGARILVPAGSKVERLEDLEQKKVVSTKGTTPLAALEQANRARYLRMNILTAPDHDAAFAMVQKGEADAFVMDDVLLAGLSANSADPKAMKIVGRFLTTEPLAIMLPKGDEAFKKLVDTEMRRLISSGEIHALYDKWFLKPIAPAQHSLNLPVSYLLKDFWKYPTDQLPG; encoded by the coding sequence ATGAGAAACATTCTCTGGCGGGCATCTGCATGCCTGGGACTGATCGTGACCGCCGCAGCCGCGCACGCGGACGGGGTGCTGGATCGGGTCGCCAAGGGGGCGCCCCTGGTGATTGCACATCGCGAGGCTTCCATTCCCTTTTCCTACGTCCATCAGGGCAAGCCGATCGGCTATGCACTGGATTTGTGCCTGCGCATCGCCGAACAGGTGCGCAGGCAGGCCGGCGTCAAGGACATGCCGGTCCAGTTCGTGCAGGTAACGCCCGCCAACCGGGTGGATGTGGTGAAGACCGGCAAAGCCGACCTGGAGTGCGGCTCCACCACCAACAACGCCGCAAGGCGGCAGGATGTCGATTTCACCGTCGCCCACTTCATCACAGGTGCGCGCATCCTGGTGCCCGCGGGCAGCAAGGTGGAGCGCCTCGAGGATCTCGAGCAGAAGAAGGTGGTTTCCACCAAGGGCACAACGCCGCTGGCCGCACTCGAACAGGCCAATCGGGCACGCTATTTGCGTATGAACATCCTGACCGCTCCCGATCACGATGCGGCCTTCGCGATGGTCCAGAAGGGCGAAGCGGATGCCTTCGTCATGGATGACGTGCTGCTGGCCGGGTTGTCGGCCAATAGCGCGGATCCCAAGGCGATGAAGATCGTCGGTCGGTTTCTGACCACCGAGCCGCTTGCCATCATGCTTCCCAAGGGAGACGAGGCATTCAAGAAGCTGGTCGATACCGAGATGCGCCGGCTGATCTCGAGCGGGGAAATCCATGCGCTATATGACAAATGGTTCCTCAAGCCAATTGCGCCAGCGCAGCACTCGCTGAACCTGCCGGTCAGTTATTTATTGAAAGACTTCTGGAAATACCCTACAGATCAGCTCCCCGGTTGA
- a CDS encoding LysR substrate-binding domain-containing protein: METKWLEDFVSLAETRSFSRSAQLRHVTQPAFSRRIQALEAWAGTDLVDRSSYPTRLTSAGKTLYDQALEMLQALQNTRAMLRAHTSTGKDMIVFAVPHTLAFTFFPAWLTKLRTEFGPLKTRLLALNVHDAVMRLIEGGCDLLIAYFHPSQPIQLDADRYEMVSLGQEYLSPYCKPDAEGKPMYALPGKPGQPLPYLGYAPGAYLSRVTDLILKEAATTIHLDRVYETDMAEGLKAMALEGHGVAFLPHSAVKKELRAGKLVSAAPADATHLHMAMEVRAYRERPSTKEPGNSLAESFWSYLQSQTDAAIVED; the protein is encoded by the coding sequence ATGGAAACCAAGTGGCTTGAGGACTTTGTCAGCCTCGCAGAAACCCGCAGCTTCAGCCGGTCGGCACAACTGCGCCATGTGACGCAGCCCGCCTTTTCACGCCGCATCCAGGCGCTGGAGGCGTGGGCCGGGACGGATCTGGTCGATCGCAGTTCCTACCCCACGCGGCTGACAAGCGCGGGCAAGACGCTGTATGACCAGGCGCTGGAAATGCTGCAGGCGCTGCAGAACACACGCGCCATGCTGCGGGCGCACACATCCACGGGCAAGGACATGATCGTCTTTGCCGTGCCGCACACATTGGCGTTCACATTCTTCCCCGCATGGCTCACCAAGCTGCGCACCGAGTTCGGCCCGCTCAAGACACGCCTGCTGGCATTGAACGTGCACGACGCCGTGATGCGCCTGATCGAAGGCGGTTGCGACTTGCTGATCGCCTATTTCCACCCCTCGCAGCCGATCCAGCTCGATGCGGACCGCTACGAAATGGTCAGCCTGGGCCAGGAATATCTTTCGCCCTACTGCAAGCCCGACGCCGAAGGCAAGCCGATGTATGCGCTGCCGGGCAAGCCGGGCCAGCCGCTGCCCTACCTGGGCTATGCGCCCGGTGCCTACCTCAGCAGGGTGACGGACCTGATCCTCAAGGAGGCGGCCACCACGATCCATCTCGATCGCGTCTATGAGACCGACATGGCCGAGGGGCTCAAGGCCATGGCGCTCGAAGGCCACGGTGTGGCTTTTCTGCCGCACAGCGCCGTGAAGAAGGAATTGCGGGCCGGAAAGCTGGTAAGCGCTGCGCCCGCGGACGCGACGCATCTGCACATGGCAATGGAGGTGCGGGCATATCGGGAGAGGCCCAGCACCAAGGAACCGGGGAATTCGCTGGCCGAATCTTTCTGGAGCTACCTGCAGTCACAGACCGACGCGGCCATCGTCGAGGATTGA
- a CDS encoding acyltransferase family protein has product MEKANNNLAWLQALRALAAIYVLLFHASAMLGDGAVSNFLKLLGRHGYVGVDVFIALSGFVVTSTLIRRENNKYVYAAFLVERFVRIFAGYWPVMLLTLALAYAGVRPIHGLMENAWPSIFLLSPNIVKNWLETAWSIALELRLYVIVFFIFIAYRSASLQVKIIFTFSIFFFYNLYFYLFRENQVIGGGWPLRYELNAFVLEFLLGAFVASTEWNKNHRASIFPAIVLGIFGFLVGLKDIFFVNYEFLRVMTFGVFGVCTLWVFLQLNGTKYSPPNFLKKIGDASFSLYLIHPLIISIMGLLAYKFTLPRLPVYFVTIFGVVLISMIWFSLIEKRLYVKCKAFIESKLRDVLTARGV; this is encoded by the coding sequence ATGGAAAAGGCAAACAATAACCTGGCCTGGTTGCAAGCGCTTCGTGCTTTGGCGGCAATCTATGTGCTTTTATTTCATGCATCGGCGATGCTGGGAGATGGGGCCGTATCAAATTTCTTGAAACTGCTTGGCCGGCATGGGTATGTTGGTGTGGATGTATTTATTGCGTTGAGTGGTTTTGTTGTTACTTCAACATTGATTCGGCGAGAGAATAATAAATATGTGTATGCTGCATTTCTGGTGGAGCGGTTCGTCCGAATTTTTGCTGGATACTGGCCTGTTATGCTGTTGACGCTCGCACTTGCCTATGCAGGTGTCAGGCCCATTCACGGTTTGATGGAAAATGCATGGCCCAGTATTTTTTTGCTATCTCCAAATATTGTAAAAAACTGGCTCGAAACTGCATGGAGTATTGCGCTGGAGCTGCGGCTATACGTTATTGTATTTTTTATATTCATCGCGTACAGAAGTGCTTCATTGCAGGTAAAAATTATTTTTACTTTTTCCATATTCTTTTTTTACAATTTGTATTTCTACCTTTTCCGAGAGAATCAAGTAATTGGAGGAGGTTGGCCGCTCCGATATGAATTGAATGCTTTTGTGTTGGAGTTTTTGCTTGGCGCTTTTGTTGCATCCACGGAGTGGAATAAAAATCACCGCGCTAGCATTTTCCCTGCGATAGTATTGGGTATTTTTGGATTTTTGGTTGGCCTCAAAGATATATTTTTTGTGAATTATGAATTCCTTCGGGTAATGACCTTTGGTGTGTTTGGCGTCTGCACATTGTGGGTTTTTTTGCAATTGAATGGTACAAAATATTCACCTCCGAATTTTTTAAAAAAAATCGGCGATGCTTCATTTAGTCTGTATTTGATACATCCCTTGATTATATCCATCATGGGTTTGCTTGCTTATAAATTCACTTTACCTCGACTGCCTGTGTATTTTGTGACTATTTTTGGGGTGGTGCTAATTTCGATGATTTGGTTTTCATTGATAGAGAAAAGGCTCTATGTGAAATGCAAGGCTTTCATAGAATCCAAATTGCGTGATGTATTGACTGCGCGAGGAGTTTAA
- a CDS encoding amino acid ABC transporter permease, giving the protein MMLSLDWSFFSWDLFSNYVWKGLKYSLLLTLIATVGGVFFGTLLALMRLSGKKWLDLPATIYVNGMRSIPLVMVILWFFLLMPMIIGKPIGAETSAIITFVAFEAAYFSEIMRAGIQSIPRGQVFAGQAMGMTYSQNMRLVVLPQAFRNMLPVLLTQTIILFQDTSLVYAIGAYDMLKGFDIAGKNFGRPVESYLAAAITYFVLCYALSWFVKRLHKKIAIIR; this is encoded by the coding sequence ATGATGCTGAGTCTTGACTGGTCATTTTTCTCGTGGGACCTGTTCAGCAACTATGTCTGGAAAGGTCTGAAATACAGCCTGCTGCTGACATTGATCGCTACCGTGGGCGGCGTGTTCTTCGGCACCCTGCTGGCCCTGATGCGGCTGTCGGGCAAGAAGTGGCTGGATCTGCCCGCCACCATCTATGTCAACGGCATGCGCTCCATCCCGCTGGTGATGGTGATCCTGTGGTTCTTCCTGCTGATGCCGATGATCATCGGCAAGCCCATCGGCGCGGAAACCTCTGCCATCATCACCTTCGTGGCGTTCGAGGCCGCCTACTTCAGCGAAATCATGCGTGCGGGCATCCAGTCGATCCCGCGCGGCCAGGTGTTTGCCGGACAGGCCATGGGCATGACCTACAGCCAGAACATGCGCCTCGTCGTGCTGCCACAGGCCTTCCGCAACATGCTGCCGGTGCTGCTGACGCAGACCATCATCCTGTTCCAGGATACGTCGCTGGTCTACGCCATTGGCGCCTACGACATGCTCAAGGGCTTCGACATCGCGGGCAAGAACTTCGGTCGCCCCGTGGAGTCGTATCTGGCCGCTGCCATCACCTATTTTGTGCTGTGCTACGCGCTGTCGTGGTTCGTCAAGCGCCTGCACAAGAAGATCGCCATCATCCGTTGA
- a CDS encoding HAD-IIB family hydrolase — MLPLSQWPLASRAPVHGIFTDIDDTLTTDGAITQDALEALAALKAAGLHVIPITGRPIGWSEPFAGTWPVDAIVAENGSVAFRHRKNGDGIEKIYQQDAATREKNYARMQEVARQIVREVPGAMLATDSLGRETDIAIDHSESTHLSQKGIDQAVAIMRAAGMNATVSSIHINGWFGDHNKLEGARWIVRELFGRDLEQELDHWAYVGDSTNDQQMFAHFKNSIGVANIARFVPQLKDFPNYVTTRERGAGFAEVTKALLQL; from the coding sequence ATGCTCCCCCTTTCCCAATGGCCGCTGGCCAGTCGTGCCCCGGTGCACGGCATCTTCACCGACATCGACGACACCCTCACCACCGACGGCGCCATCACGCAGGACGCGCTAGAGGCGCTCGCAGCGCTGAAGGCCGCCGGACTGCATGTCATTCCCATCACCGGCCGTCCCATCGGCTGGAGCGAGCCGTTCGCCGGCACCTGGCCCGTGGATGCCATCGTGGCGGAAAACGGTTCGGTCGCGTTTCGCCATCGCAAGAACGGGGATGGCATCGAGAAGATCTACCAGCAGGATGCCGCTACGCGCGAGAAGAACTATGCGCGCATGCAGGAGGTCGCCCGACAGATCGTGCGTGAAGTGCCCGGCGCCATGCTTGCTACCGATTCGCTGGGGCGTGAGACTGACATCGCCATCGACCATAGCGAGTCCACGCATCTTTCGCAGAAAGGCATCGACCAGGCGGTTGCCATCATGCGGGCGGCCGGCATGAACGCCACGGTGAGCAGCATCCACATCAACGGCTGGTTCGGGGACCACAACAAGCTCGAAGGAGCCCGCTGGATCGTGCGTGAGCTGTTCGGGCGCGATCTCGAGCAGGAGCTCGACCATTGGGCCTACGTCGGGGACTCGACCAATGACCAGCAAATGTTCGCGCATTTCAAAAACAGCATCGGTGTAGCCAACATCGCGCGGTTTGTTCCTCAGCTCAAGGACTTTCCAAACTACGTCACCACCAGGGAGCGTGGCGCAGGGTTTGCCGAGGTGACGAAGGCACTCTTGCAGCTCTAA
- a CDS encoding amino acid ABC transporter permease produces the protein MSWDWQVFCQDTITQEVGQSCFGKNGDITYLDWMLSAWGWTVSVSLLSLLIALILGAIIGTLRTLPDRPWIVRLGNAWVELFRNIPLLVQVFVWYHVIPAIFPALKRVDGFVLVVFAIGLFTSARIAEQVRSGIQALPRGQRYAGMAVGFTTFQTYRYVLLPMAFRIIIPPLTSETMNVFKNSSVAFAVSVAELTMFAMQAQEETARGVEVYLAVTALYVFSAFVVNRIMTFIEKRSRVPGLIAASGGGH, from the coding sequence ATGAGTTGGGATTGGCAGGTGTTCTGTCAAGACACCATTACCCAAGAGGTCGGGCAAAGCTGTTTTGGAAAAAACGGCGACATCACTTATCTCGATTGGATGCTGTCGGCCTGGGGCTGGACGGTTTCCGTGTCACTTTTGTCGCTGCTGATCGCGCTGATTCTGGGCGCCATCATCGGCACGCTGCGCACCTTGCCTGACCGGCCGTGGATCGTCCGCCTGGGCAATGCGTGGGTCGAGTTGTTCCGCAACATTCCGCTGCTGGTGCAGGTCTTTGTCTGGTATCACGTGATTCCGGCCATTTTCCCGGCGCTCAAGCGCGTGGACGGTTTTGTGCTGGTGGTGTTCGCCATCGGCCTGTTCACCTCGGCGCGTATCGCCGAGCAGGTGCGCTCGGGTATCCAGGCCCTGCCGCGCGGCCAGCGCTATGCCGGCATGGCCGTGGGTTTCACCACGTTCCAGACCTATCGCTACGTGCTGCTGCCCATGGCATTCCGCATCATCATTCCGCCGCTCACGAGCGAGACCATGAACGTGTTCAAGAACTCGTCGGTCGCGTTCGCCGTGTCGGTGGCGGAACTCACGATGTTCGCCATGCAGGCGCAGGAAGAAACCGCGCGCGGCGTGGAAGTCTATCTGGCCGTGACGGCGCTGTATGTTTTCTCGGCCTTTGTGGTCAACCGCATCATGACGTTCATCGAGAAGCGCTCGCGCGTCCCGGGTCTGATCGCGGCAAGCGGTGGAGGCCACTGA